One window of Marinomonas primoryensis genomic DNA carries:
- the rnpA gene encoding ribonuclease P protein component, translating to MTDYCFPRHVRLLNAGDYQSVFNDTSSKVFAGEFLLLARKRDDNQTRLGLIVSKKTDKRAVGRNRIKRLVRDSFRHNKTLLEGLDIVFLARQGIKELDNPDLHKRLEKAWDQLAKKALKPTQNKKRDHSKQK from the coding sequence ATGACCGATTATTGTTTTCCCCGGCATGTCAGACTACTGAATGCCGGGGATTATCAATCCGTCTTTAATGACACATCCTCCAAAGTCTTCGCAGGCGAATTCCTTTTATTGGCACGAAAACGAGATGATAACCAAACACGGTTGGGTCTTATTGTGTCTAAGAAAACGGATAAACGTGCGGTGGGCAGGAATCGTATCAAACGCTTGGTACGGGATTCCTTTCGCCATAATAAAACGCTCCTTGAAGGTCTAGACATTGTTTTTCTAGCACGACAAGGTATTAAAGAGTTAGACAACCCTGATCTGCACAAACGCTTGGAAAAAGCATGGGATCAACTGGCGAAAAAAGCACTAAAACCCACTCAAAATAAAAAACGCGATCACTCTAAGCAGAAATAG